From Piliocolobus tephrosceles isolate RC106 chromosome 16, ASM277652v3, whole genome shotgun sequence, the proteins below share one genomic window:
- the LOC111527042 gene encoding tumor necrosis factor ligand superfamily member 12 isoform X1, whose amino-acid sequence MAARRSQRRRGRRGEPGTALLVPLALGLGLALACLGLLLAVVSLGSRASLSAQQEPAQEELVAEEDQDPLELNPQTEESRDPVPFLNRLVRPRRSAPKGRKTRARRAIAAHYEVHPRPGQDGAQAGVDGTVSGWEEARINSSSPLRYNRQIGEFIVTRAGLYYLYCQVHFDEGKAVYLKLDLLVDGVLALRCLEEFSATAASSLGPQLRLCQVSGLLALRPGSSLRIRTLPWAHLKAAPFLTYFGLFQVH is encoded by the exons ATGGCCGCCCGTCGGAGCCAGAGGCGGAGGGGGCGCCGGGGGGAGCCGGGCACCGCCCTGCTGGTCCCGCTCGcgctgggcctgggcctggcgctggcctgcctcggcctcctgctGGCCGTGGTCAGCCTGGGGAGCCGGGCATCGCTGTCCGCCCAG CAGGAGCCTGCCCAGGAGGAGCTGGTGGCAGAGGAAGACCAGGACCCGTTG GAACTGAATCCCCAGACAGAAGAAAGCCGGGATCCTGTGCCTTTCCTGAACCGACTAGTTCGGCCTCGCAGAAGTG CACCTAAAGGCCGGAAAACACGGGCTCGAAGAGCGATCGCAGCCCATTATGAAG TTCATCCACGACCTGGACAGGATGGAGCGCAGGCGG GTGTGGACGGGACAGTGAGTGGCTGGGAGGAAGCCAGAATCAACAGCTCCAGCCCTCTGCGCTACAACCGCCAGATCGGGGAGTTTATAGTCACCCGGGCTGGGCTCTACTACCTGTACTGTCAG GTGCACTTTGACGAGGGGAAGGCTGTCTACCTGAAGCTGGACTTGCTGGTGGATGGCGTGCTGGCCCTGCGCTGCCTGGAGGAATTCTCAGCCACTGCAGCGAGTTCCCTCGGGCCCCAGCTTCGCCTCTGCCAGGTGTCTGGGCTGTTGGCTCTGCGGCCAGGGTCCTCCCTGCGAATCCGCACCCTCCCCTGGGCCCATCTCAAGGCTGCCCCCTTCCTCACCTACTTCGGACTCTTCCAGGTTCACTGA
- the LOC111527042 gene encoding tumor necrosis factor ligand superfamily member 12 isoform X2, producing the protein MAARRSQRRRGRRGEPGTALLVPLALGLGLALACLGLLLAVVSLGSRASLSAQEPAQEELVAEEDQDPLELNPQTEESRDPVPFLNRLVRPRRSAPKGRKTRARRAIAAHYEVHPRPGQDGAQAGVDGTVSGWEEARINSSSPLRYNRQIGEFIVTRAGLYYLYCQVHFDEGKAVYLKLDLLVDGVLALRCLEEFSATAASSLGPQLRLCQVSGLLALRPGSSLRIRTLPWAHLKAAPFLTYFGLFQVH; encoded by the exons ATGGCCGCCCGTCGGAGCCAGAGGCGGAGGGGGCGCCGGGGGGAGCCGGGCACCGCCCTGCTGGTCCCGCTCGcgctgggcctgggcctggcgctggcctgcctcggcctcctgctGGCCGTGGTCAGCCTGGGGAGCCGGGCATCGCTGTCCGCCCAG GAGCCTGCCCAGGAGGAGCTGGTGGCAGAGGAAGACCAGGACCCGTTG GAACTGAATCCCCAGACAGAAGAAAGCCGGGATCCTGTGCCTTTCCTGAACCGACTAGTTCGGCCTCGCAGAAGTG CACCTAAAGGCCGGAAAACACGGGCTCGAAGAGCGATCGCAGCCCATTATGAAG TTCATCCACGACCTGGACAGGATGGAGCGCAGGCGG GTGTGGACGGGACAGTGAGTGGCTGGGAGGAAGCCAGAATCAACAGCTCCAGCCCTCTGCGCTACAACCGCCAGATCGGGGAGTTTATAGTCACCCGGGCTGGGCTCTACTACCTGTACTGTCAG GTGCACTTTGACGAGGGGAAGGCTGTCTACCTGAAGCTGGACTTGCTGGTGGATGGCGTGCTGGCCCTGCGCTGCCTGGAGGAATTCTCAGCCACTGCAGCGAGTTCCCTCGGGCCCCAGCTTCGCCTCTGCCAGGTGTCTGGGCTGTTGGCTCTGCGGCCAGGGTCCTCCCTGCGAATCCGCACCCTCCCCTGGGCCCATCTCAAGGCTGCCCCCTTCCTCACCTACTTCGGACTCTTCCAGGTTCACTGA
- the TNFSF13 gene encoding tumor necrosis factor ligand superfamily member 13 isoform X1, whose translation MPASSLFSLAPKGPPGNMGVPVREPALSVALWLSWGAALGAVACAMALLTQQTELQSLRREVSRLQRTGGPSQKGEGYPWQSLPEQSSDALEAWENGERSRKRRAVLTQKQKTQHSVLHLVPINATSKDDSDVTEVMWQPALRRGRGLQAQGYGVRIRDAGVYLLYSQVLFQDVTFTMGQVVSREGQGKQEILFRCIRSMPSHPDRAYNSCYSAGVFHLHQGDILSVIIPRARAKLNLSPHGTFLGFVKL comes from the exons ATGCCAGCCTCATCTCTTTTCTCGCTAGCCCCCAAAGGGCCTCCAGGCAACATGGGGGTTCCGGTCAGAGAGCCGGCACTCTCGGTTGCCCTCTGGTTGAGTTGGGGTGCAGCTCTGGGGGCTGTGGCTTGTGCCATGGCTCTGCTGACTCAACAGACAGAGCTGCAGAGCCTCAGGAGAGAGGTGAGCCGGCTGCAGAGGACAGGAGGGCCCTCCCAGAAGGGAGAAGGGTATCCCTGGCAGAGTCTCCCGGAGCAG AGCTCCGATGCCCTGGAAGCCTGGGAGAATGGGGAGAGATCCCGGAAAAGGAGAGCAGTGCTCACCCAAAAACAGAAGA CGCAGCACTCGGTCCTGCACCTGGTTCCCATTAACGCCACCTCCAAGG ATGACTCCGATGTGACCGAGGTGATGTGGCAACCAGCTCTTAGGCGTGGGAGAGGCCTACAGGCCCAAGGATATGGTGTCCGAATCCGGGATGCTGGAGTTTATCTGCTGTATAGCCAG GTCCTGTTTCAAGACGTGACTTTCACCATGGGTCAGGTGGTGTCTCGAGAAGGCCAAGGAAAGCAAGAGATTTTATTCCGATGTATAAGAAGTATGCCCTCCCACCCGGACCGGGCCTACAACAGCTGCTATAGCGCAG gTGTCTTCCATTTACACCAAGGGGATATTTTAAGTGTCATAATTCCCCGGGCAAGGGCGAAACTTAACCTCTCTCCACATGGAACCTTCCTGGGGTTTGTGAAACTGTGA
- the TNFSF13 gene encoding tumor necrosis factor ligand superfamily member 13 isoform X2: protein MPASSLFSLAPKGPPGNMGVPVREPALSVALWLSWGAALGAVACAMALLTQQTELQSLRREVSRLQRTGGPSQKGEGYPWQSLPEQSSDALEAWENGERSRKRRAVLTQKQKNDSDVTEVMWQPALRRGRGLQAQGYGVRIRDAGVYLLYSQVLFQDVTFTMGQVVSREGQGKQEILFRCIRSMPSHPDRAYNSCYSAGVFHLHQGDILSVIIPRARAKLNLSPHGTFLGFVKL, encoded by the exons ATGCCAGCCTCATCTCTTTTCTCGCTAGCCCCCAAAGGGCCTCCAGGCAACATGGGGGTTCCGGTCAGAGAGCCGGCACTCTCGGTTGCCCTCTGGTTGAGTTGGGGTGCAGCTCTGGGGGCTGTGGCTTGTGCCATGGCTCTGCTGACTCAACAGACAGAGCTGCAGAGCCTCAGGAGAGAGGTGAGCCGGCTGCAGAGGACAGGAGGGCCCTCCCAGAAGGGAGAAGGGTATCCCTGGCAGAGTCTCCCGGAGCAG AGCTCCGATGCCCTGGAAGCCTGGGAGAATGGGGAGAGATCCCGGAAAAGGAGAGCAGTGCTCACCCAAAAACAGAAGA ATGACTCCGATGTGACCGAGGTGATGTGGCAACCAGCTCTTAGGCGTGGGAGAGGCCTACAGGCCCAAGGATATGGTGTCCGAATCCGGGATGCTGGAGTTTATCTGCTGTATAGCCAG GTCCTGTTTCAAGACGTGACTTTCACCATGGGTCAGGTGGTGTCTCGAGAAGGCCAAGGAAAGCAAGAGATTTTATTCCGATGTATAAGAAGTATGCCCTCCCACCCGGACCGGGCCTACAACAGCTGCTATAGCGCAG gTGTCTTCCATTTACACCAAGGGGATATTTTAAGTGTCATAATTCCCCGGGCAAGGGCGAAACTTAACCTCTCTCCACATGGAACCTTCCTGGGGTTTGTGAAACTGTGA
- the SENP3 gene encoding sentrin-specific protease 3 isoform X2: MKETIQGTGSWGPEPPGPCIPPAYSSPRRERLRWPPPPKPRLKSGGGFGPDPGSGTTVPARRLPVPRPSFDASASEEEEEEEEEDEDEEEEVAAWRLPPRWSQLGTSQRPRPSRPTHRKTCSQRRRRAMRAFRMLLYSKSTSLTFHWKLWGRHRGRRRGLAHPKNHLSPQEGGATPQVPSPCCRFDSPRGPPPPRLGLLGALMAEDGVRGSPPVPSGAPMEEDGLRWTPKSPLDPDSGLLSCTLPNGFGGPSGPEGERSLAPPDASILISNVCSIGDHVAQELFQGSDLGMAEEAERPGEKAGQHSPLREEHVTCVQSILDEFLQTYGSLIPLSTDEVVEKLEDIFQQEFSTPSRKGLVLQLIQSYQRMPGNAMVRGFRVAYKRHVLTMDDLGTLYGQNWLNDQVMNMYGDLVMDTVPEKVGPTR; this comes from the exons ATGAAAGAGACTATACAAGGGACCGGGTCCTGGGGGCCTGAGCCTCCTGGACCCTGCATACCCCCAGCTTACTCAAGTCCCAGGCGGGAGCGTCTTCGTTGGCCCCCACCTCCCAAACCCCGACTCAAGTCAGGTGGAGGGTTTGGGCCAGATCCTGGGTCAGGGACCACAGTGCCAGCCAGACGCCTCCCGGTACCCCGACCCTCTTTTGATGCCTCAGCAagtgaagaggaggaagaagaggaggaggaggatgaagatgaagaggaggaagtgGCAGCTTGGAGGCTGCCCCCCAGATGGAGTCAGCTGGGAACCTCCCAGCGGCCCCGCCCTTCCCGCCCCACTCATCGAAAAACCTGCTCACAGCGCCGCCGTCGAGCCATGAGAGCCTTCCGGATGCTGCTCTACTCAAAAAGCACCTCGCTGACATTCCACTGGAAGCTTTGGGGGCGCCACCGGGGCCGGCGGCGGGGCCTTGCACACCCCAAGAACCATCTTTCACCCCAGGAAGGGGGTGCGACGCCACAGGTGCCATCCCCCTGTTGTCGTTTTGACTCTCCCCGGGGGCCACCTCCACCCCGGCTGGGTCTGCTAGGTGCTCTCATGGCTGAGGATGGGGTGAGAGGGTCTCCACCAGTGCCCTCTGGGGCCCCCATGGAGGAAGATGGACTCAGGTGGACTCCAAAGTCTCCTCTGGACCCTGACTCGG GCCTCCTTTCATGTACTCTGCCCAACGGTTTTGGGGGACCATCTGGGCCAGAAGGGGAGCGCAGCTTGGCACCCCCTGATGCCAGCATCCTCATCAGCAATGTGTGCAGCATCGGGGACCATGTGGCCCAGGAGCTTTTTCAGGGCTCAGATTTGGGCATGGCAGAAGAGGCAGAGAGGCCTGGGGAGAAAGCCGGCCAGCACAGCCCCCTGCGAGAGGAGCATGTGACCTGCGTACAGA GCATCTTGGACGAATTCCTTCAAACGTATGGCAGCCTCATACCCCTCAGCACTGATGAGGTAGTGGAGAAATTGGAGGACATTTTCCAGCAGGAGTTTTCCACGCCTTCCAG GAAGGGCCTGGTGTTGCAGCTGATCCAGTCATACCAGCGGATGCCAGGCAATGCCATGGTGAGGGGCTTCCGAGTGGCCTATAAGCGGCATGTGCTGACCATGGATGACTTGGGGACCTTGTATGGACAGAACTGGCTCAATGACCAG GTGATGAACATGTATGGAGACCTGGTCATGGACACAGTCCCTGAAAAGGTAGGCCCAACCAGATAG
- the SENP3 gene encoding sentrin-specific protease 3 isoform X1 gives MKETIQGTGSWGPEPPGPCIPPAYSSPRRERLRWPPPPKPRLKSGGGFGPDPGSGTTVPARRLPVPRPSFDASASEEEEEEEEEDEDEEEEVAAWRLPPRWSQLGTSQRPRPSRPTHRKTCSQRRRRAMRAFRMLLYSKSTSLTFHWKLWGRHRGRRRGLAHPKNHLSPQEGGATPQVPSPCCRFDSPRGPPPPRLGLLGALMAEDGVRGSPPVPSGAPMEEDGLRWTPKSPLDPDSGLLSCTLPNGFGGPSGPEGERSLAPPDASILISNVCSIGDHVAQELFQGSDLGMAEEAERPGEKAGQHSPLREEHVTCVQSILDEFLQTYGSLIPLSTDEVVEKLEDIFQQEFSTPSRKGLVLQLIQSYQRMPGNAMVRGFRVAYKRHVLTMDDLGTLYGQNWLNDQVRKGRETGLRGDSGSRVSGALCMGEPCTHAAPSMASCLPSSPQVMNMYGDLVMDTVPEKVGPTR, from the exons ATGAAAGAGACTATACAAGGGACCGGGTCCTGGGGGCCTGAGCCTCCTGGACCCTGCATACCCCCAGCTTACTCAAGTCCCAGGCGGGAGCGTCTTCGTTGGCCCCCACCTCCCAAACCCCGACTCAAGTCAGGTGGAGGGTTTGGGCCAGATCCTGGGTCAGGGACCACAGTGCCAGCCAGACGCCTCCCGGTACCCCGACCCTCTTTTGATGCCTCAGCAagtgaagaggaggaagaagaggaggaggaggatgaagatgaagaggaggaagtgGCAGCTTGGAGGCTGCCCCCCAGATGGAGTCAGCTGGGAACCTCCCAGCGGCCCCGCCCTTCCCGCCCCACTCATCGAAAAACCTGCTCACAGCGCCGCCGTCGAGCCATGAGAGCCTTCCGGATGCTGCTCTACTCAAAAAGCACCTCGCTGACATTCCACTGGAAGCTTTGGGGGCGCCACCGGGGCCGGCGGCGGGGCCTTGCACACCCCAAGAACCATCTTTCACCCCAGGAAGGGGGTGCGACGCCACAGGTGCCATCCCCCTGTTGTCGTTTTGACTCTCCCCGGGGGCCACCTCCACCCCGGCTGGGTCTGCTAGGTGCTCTCATGGCTGAGGATGGGGTGAGAGGGTCTCCACCAGTGCCCTCTGGGGCCCCCATGGAGGAAGATGGACTCAGGTGGACTCCAAAGTCTCCTCTGGACCCTGACTCGG GCCTCCTTTCATGTACTCTGCCCAACGGTTTTGGGGGACCATCTGGGCCAGAAGGGGAGCGCAGCTTGGCACCCCCTGATGCCAGCATCCTCATCAGCAATGTGTGCAGCATCGGGGACCATGTGGCCCAGGAGCTTTTTCAGGGCTCAGATTTGGGCATGGCAGAAGAGGCAGAGAGGCCTGGGGAGAAAGCCGGCCAGCACAGCCCCCTGCGAGAGGAGCATGTGACCTGCGTACAGA GCATCTTGGACGAATTCCTTCAAACGTATGGCAGCCTCATACCCCTCAGCACTGATGAGGTAGTGGAGAAATTGGAGGACATTTTCCAGCAGGAGTTTTCCACGCCTTCCAG GAAGGGCCTGGTGTTGCAGCTGATCCAGTCATACCAGCGGATGCCAGGCAATGCCATGGTGAGGGGCTTCCGAGTGGCCTATAAGCGGCATGTGCTGACCATGGATGACTTGGGGACCTTGTATGGACAGAACTGGCTCAATGACCAGGTGAGAAAGGGTAGAGAAACAGGCCTGAGAGGGGATTCAGGGAGCAGGGTGTCTGGGGCCCTCTGCATGGGGGAGCCCTGTACCCATGCCGCACCCTCCATGGCAAGCTGCCTCCCATCTTCTCCCCAGGTGATGAACATGTATGGAGACCTGGTCATGGACACAGTCCCTGAAAAGGTAGGCCCAACCAGATAG